The Bacillota bacterium genome window below encodes:
- a CDS encoding DUF134 domain-containing protein has product MARPRKRKRVCRLPFHKHFHPAGMVRADEVILTVEEYETLRLIDHEGLIQEECAEIMHVARTTVQRLYNSARKKIAEALVEGKIIRIDGGDYRVCDRQSEQHRCRWGHCRRWLHG; this is encoded by the coding sequence ATGGCAAGGCCGAGAAAACGCAAGCGCGTCTGCCGATTACCATTCCATAAACATTTCCACCCGGCTGGCATGGTAAGAGCAGATGAAGTAATCCTGACAGTTGAGGAGTACGAGACTCTCAGACTAATCGATCATGAAGGCTTAATTCAGGAAGAATGCGCAGAGATAATGCATGTAGCCCGAACTACTGTGCAGAGACTCTACAATAGTGCGCGAAAAAAGATTGCAGAAGCCTTGGTAGAAGGAAAAATAATTAGGATCGATGGGGGCGATTACCGTGTCTGTGATCGCCAAAGCGAGCAGCATCGCTGCAGATGGGGACACTGCCGACGCTGGCTGCATGGGTAA